The genomic interval CTCGACCGTCCAACCGGACGTTTCGCCCGAGTCGATGGCGGTCCGAACCTCCGATGGCGCGCTGTCGTACGGCGAGGAGACGCTTTCGAGGACCGTCTCGGCGTCGGTCGGGGTCATCCGAATTCGAACGAACGTCGACTCCTCGTCGCCGGTCGCGTTCCAGCGGTAGTACGAGCCGTCGTAGACGACGTATCTGGTCCGCTCGCCCGGGAGCGAGATGTGGAGTTCGGGGGTGACGTTCCCCGCGAACGACCCGTTCTCGGCCGCGCGCTCGACGGGTCGGCCGACCGACTCGTTCCCCTCCGGTAGTTCGTCGTCGAGGTTCGCGACCCGCGGGGCCGCGTCGGCGACCCGGTCCGGAGCCTCGCCCGGGTCGACCGTCGTCGCGGTGTAGGTCACGTCCATCCCGCTCGTTCCGGCGTGGAACGCGAAGCTACAGGCGACGCCGACGACGAGGAGGGCGAAGATCGCGAGCGTTCGGGCGGAGGGAATTTGCATGGAGGGGGACATATTCTCGGCCGTATCTTTCGGCGAAGACAGTTAAACGCCCCCGATTTCCGAGAGCGCGGCGTCCCGCCGCGCTCTCGGGAGCGCGACCGCGCGTCGAATCCGTAGAATCGCCCGCGGGAACTCGACCTCGCTACACGTCGACCCGGTCGCCGATCTCGACGATTTCGAGTCGCTCGGGGTACTCGAAGCTGCTGGCGTGGTGGTGGAGCGCCTTCGGGTCGGCGGTCAGGCCCTTCCACATGTCCCAGTGGCTCGGCAGGAGCCGCTCGATTTGGAGGTCGCTGGCGGCCTCGATTGCCTGATTCTCGTCGTTGTACCACCGCGTTCGCTTGGGCTCGCGGGTCTCCTTGTCGGGGATGTTGCCCACGGTTCCGAACGCCAGCACGCCCAGATCGATGTCGTACTCCTCGCCGATGCGCTCGAACTCCTCGGCGGGCTTGGTGTCGCCGCCGTGGAACACGGTGGCGTCCTCGTACTCGAAGACGTAGCTCACGGGGTGGGTCGCGTCGGGGTCGTTGGCGGGTTCGACGTGGACCGTGAACGCGCCGACCTCGAAGGTGTCTCCTTCGGCGACCTCCTCGAACTGGTCGTCGCTCACGTCCCACTCGTCGGTCCACACCTCCTCCTCGCGGGCGACCGCGAGGCTGTCGTCGGGCGCGTGGAAGGTCGCCCCCGTCGATTCGAGGATGGGGGCCTGACTCGGCCCGTGGACGTGGTCGGTGTGCTCGTGGGTGGCCAGAATCGCGTCGGCCTCGGTCACGTCGGCGGGGTCGAAGGGGACCGGCACCATCCGAATCGTTCTGGGCGGGTCGCCGGTCCCGAGGTACGGGTCGACGAAGACGGTCGTCTCCTCGGCCTTGAGGACGAAGCCGTTACAGCCGAGGTACCAGACCGCGATGCCCTCGGGGTCGGCGTCGGCGACCGCGCGCGGGAGCCAGTCTCCCCAGTCTGAGTGTATCGTCATGTGACTCACTCGGCCGAGAGGAGAGGTAAGTGTTGTCTTCCGCGCTCAGAGGCTCCTGAGTCGGACTTCGTCGCCGGTGACCTCCTCGATGCGGTCGGGTTCGACGGTGTAGTCGTCGTCGTCGTGACCCTCCCAGCCGAGTCGCGTCCGGATGCGCTTGGCGAGACCGGGATGCGGGTCGACGTACACCCGGTCGGTGTCCTCGTCCACCTCGCTGATGACGCCGACGTCCTCGCCGTTGGCGTCGATGACCGTCTTGCCCACGTCGTCGTCGTCCAGCGTGACCGCCTCCGCGGTTGCGGGTTCGGCCCCGGTCTCGTCGCCCATCGCGGTCGTCTCGTCGGCGGGTGGCTCGTCGCCCATCGAGGCCGTTCCCTCGGTCGTCCCGGCCTCCGTCGTCTCTGTGGTCGTCTCCGTCGTCGTGGTCGTCTCGGTCGTCGTCGTCCCCTCGACCCCGACGATTTCGGTGACCTCGTCGGTCTCGACCAGTTCGCTCTCGACGATTCGGCTGTCGATGGTCTCGGAGCTGACGACCTCCTCGCTCACGAGTTCGAACCGGAGTCGCGTCCGGTCGAGGACCTCGTCCTCGATGGTCCGACGCTCGTAGAGTTCGGTCAGGACGGCCTGGTCCTCGGTGAACTCGCTCTCCATGTGCCCGCTCTCCACGACGTCGATGTCCTCGGTCACGACCTCGCCGCCGAGCAGGTCGCTCTCGACGATGGTCCGCTGGACGCCTTCGAGGTCGACGTGGCCCTCCAGCGTGTCGGATTCGACGGTCTCGGTCCCCTCGACCTCGTGGTCGACGACCCGGCTCTCGACCGTCTTGCGCTCGATCACCTCGCGGGTCACCTCCCGGGTCTCGTCCACGTCGACCGTGATGACCTCCTGCTCGACCTCCATCGTCTCGTCGTCCCAGCCGACGGTCTCGTCGTCCTCGACGACCGCGATGCGGCTTCCCTCCTCGCCGAGGTGGATTCCGGCGATCTCGCGCCGGACGAGGCGGCTGTCGATGACCTCGTCGCGTACCACCTCGCTACCGATTATCTCGCTCTCGATGGTGTCTATCTCCCGGACCGTCCGCTCGACGACCGTGGTGTCGACGATCTCGCTCGTGACGACCTCGCCTTCGAGCAGGGCGCGCTCGACCTCCTCGTCGTCGAGGGTCGCCCGCTCCATCGCCTCGGTCCGAGTGACCAGTTCGAACTGGTCGGCTCCCTCGCTGGGTCGGTCGGCGTGGCGGACCAGCACCATCTCGTCGTCCTCGAAGCGCTCGAAGAACTCGTCCCACGTTGTCTCCTCGACCGATTCCGTGGTCGTGCCCTGCTCGGGGTGATGGACGTAAAGCCGCCGCTCGTCGCTCTCGTCGGTCATGTACGCGGGCTTCGCGCCGCTGTCCTCGACCCACGTCCGTATCGTTTCGCGATCTGTCGTAATCTCGGTCTCTGTTGTCGTATTATCGGACATTTCCCCCACCATGGACCTAGTCGGGGGGTGTTGCCTTAGGTGTAGTTGCCACTCGCGTATGTGACTTTTCCCAAGAAGGTAGGCGGTCGGAACGTGGTCGAATCGAACGGATTCCGCCGACGTCAGTCCTCGCAACAGCCGCCGCCCTGCTGGCCGAAGTCGACCGCGAGCGGCTCGGAGATGGCGTCGTTGACTGCTTCGAGTTTGGCTTCGAGTTCCTCCTGGGCGTCGAGGTACTCCTCCATCACCGGGAGGCTGTGGAGTTCGTTCTGGGCCCGCTGGACCTTCTGAACGTCCTCCTGCGTCGCCTCGCCGGTCTGGCGCGCGAGCATGAACTCCTGGCGGAGTTGTTCGAACTCCTTGACCTTCTCTTGGGCTTGCTCGTCCTCTTCGACGGCGGCTTTGGTCTCCTCAAACCGCTGGTAGACGGGCGTCTCGGCGATGGCCTCGCCGAGTTCCGCGCCGAGTGCTTCGACGTGTGAGAGGTCCGCGGTCTCGTCGGCGTCCGCTTCGGTGTCGACGCTCATGTATCCGAAGTTGGGACTGCGACGTTTTAGGCCTGCCGATGACGGTAGACGTGGGTGGAGATTTTGTGTGAGTTTGGCGTGGAGACGGCGTGAAAAATACGTAGAGATTCAGTTCGGAAACGGCCTCACGCAGGCGAGAGCGAGCTACTGCCGTCACCGATGAGAACCGCACCGCACCCGCAGGCCACATCCCTCCCCAACCGACTGCGCTTCTCGGCTCCTCGTTCCACTCGTCGCCTGTGATGTCTGCGAACTGCGTTCACAGATCAGCGAGACGCGAAGCGTCTCGCAAGCCTCGTCCCTCGCGCACGTCGGCGCGACCACTTACGGGTCGCGCCGGAAGACAAACCGCATCTTCCGAGCAATCGCGCCGTCGGCGCGATGACGCCAGCGCGCGCCACCGCACGAGGGCGAGCGAACGAGGGCAGGCGAACGAGGGCGGGCGCACGAGAGCCGAGAAACCGCCTTTTCCGATACTCGTCGAAAGCGGTGGCGCGTGCGGGCGAATCCCTCGTGGATTCGCCCATCCGCGCGAGGGATGAGGACCACAGACTGCGAACGGAGTGAGCAGTCGAGGACCGCAATCGGCTGGGGAGGGTCGTGGCCTGCGGTCGCGGTGCGGTCTTCATAGGTACCGGGAGTAGCTAGCTACTCGCAGTAGACTTCGGTATCGTGAGCGGATAGTTGCTCGCAGTAGACTTCGGTATCGTGAGCGGATAGTTGCTCGCAGTAGACTTCGGTATCGTGAGCGGATAGTTGCTCGCAGTAGACTTCGGTATCGTGAGCGGATAGTTGCTCGCAGTAGACTTCGATATCCTGAGCGGATCGTTGCTCGCGGCTGACTCCAGTATCGCTGTTAGAGCTGCAGTAGAACTCGCCGTCGTCACTGGGTCGCGCTACTCCACGCGAGAACATCGCGCTTAAACGTCCTCGCCGACAAAACGCCTTCAATGAGCCAAGAGAACGAGTACAGCGAAGGGGACCTCCGGAACACCGGCATGTCCCTCAAACACGACCGGGAGTGGGACTACGAACTCGACCGCATCGTCGAGGCGGTCGAGGAGCGCGACGCCACGAAGGTCGGCCTCCAGTTCCCCGAGGGGCTGAAGCGCCGGGGTCCGAAGGTCGCCGACGACATCCGCGAACTCGTCTCGGACGACGTGACCATCATGCTGTCGGGCCAGCCCTGTTACGGGGCCTGCGACCTCGACACCTACCTGATGAAGCGCACCGACGTGTTCGTCCACTTCGGCCACTCGCCGATGAAGAACACGGACAAGGTCATCTACGTCCCCCTGTTCTCGAACGTCGACGTGTTCCCCATCATGGAGGAGTCGCTGGCCGAACTCGCCGACCCCGCGGAGGACCCCGACGTGGGGCTGGTCACCACCGCCCAGCACATGAACCGCTTCGAGGAGATGAAGTCGTGGCTCGACGAGCGCGGCTTCGAGGTCCACACCCGGCGGGGCGACGACCGACTCACCCACGAGGGGCAGGTCCTCGGTTGCAACTACGCCTCCGCCGACATCGACGCCGACCAGGTGCTGTACGTCGGCGGCGGGAAGTTCCACCCCCTCGGCCTCGCGATGGAGCACCCCGACAAGAACGTCGTCATCGCCGACCCCGTGAACAACGTCGTGACGGTCGCCGACACCGAGAAGTTCCTCAAACAGCGCTACGCGTCGGTCCACAAGGCGATGGACGCCGAGAAGTGGGGCGTCATCTTCTGCACGAAGATCGGACAGGGTCGCTGGGAGCAGGCCCAGGAGATACTGGCGGACAACGACGACGCCTACCTCATCACGATGGACGAGGTCACGCCCGACCGCCTCCGGAACTTCGACATGGACGCGTTCGTGAATACGGGGTGTCCCCGCATCACGACCGACGACGGCCCGCAGTTCCACAAGCCGATGCTCACCCCCGGCGAGTACGAGATAGCTGTGGGGAACAAGCCGCTGGACGAACTCTCGTTCGACACCTTCCACGGTACGTGGTAGGCCCGGACGACGGTACCCTTTTGTAGTCCTTCTGTCTCGTTTCGGGCATGGCCCTCCAGAGCATTTTCCTCCACCGGACCGTCGCCGACGGGAGGTGGTGCGAGTGAGTCGACCGAATCGCTCCCGGGCGAACCGGCCCCGGACGAACGCCGCCGACTCTAGCCCTGCGCCCGACCCCACCGCCGCGACCCGCCGCCGGTTCCTCGCCGGGGTCGCGGCGGTCGGTCTCGGCGCGACCGCCGGATGCCTCGGTGCGCCGGAACCCCACTACGCCGGGCAGGACGACCCCGACACGGAGTGGTGGCCCCAATCCCGATTCGACCGCCTCGGGTCGTGCTACAATCCGAACCCGGTGGGACCGCGGGACGGCGTGAGCGAGCGCTGGAGCGTCGACATCTCCGCGCCCTCGGCCCGTCCGGTCGTCGCCGACGGGACCGCTTTCCTGCCGACCGCGACCGCGATTCGCGCGGTGGACGCCGTCACGGGCGAGGAGCGCTGGCGAGAGGAGGCCGACGACGCCGGGACGTGGCCCCAGCAGGTCGCCTACCACGACGGGACGGTGTACGTCGCCAGACTGGCCGACGAAGGTGTCCTCGCGCTCGACGCCGAGACCGGCGAGCGCGAGTGGGGCTTCCGACAGGAGGGTCACGGCGTCTACGCGTTGCTGCTCGACCCCGACCGGCCGAGTCTGTTCGTCGGCGACGCCGAGGGAAACGTCTACGCAGTCGACCTCGAAACGGGAGACGCGCGGTGGCACCGCCGCGTGTTCGGGAGTGTGACCGGGTTCGCCCGGGGCATCCCCGAACTTCTCGTGGCGACCGAGGCGGGCGAGGTGTACGGCCTCTACTCCACCACCGGGGAGGCGCTGTGGCGTCGGAAACTCCCGGGACACGTCACCGCGCTCGCGACCAGCAACGGCGGGGGCGCGTTCGTCAGCACGTTCGGCGGGCCGACCGTCGAACTCGACACCGGTCGGACCGGCGCGACCGCGTGGCGGACCGACGTCTGGAGCGCGGACTCGTTCGTGGTCACGAGCAAGACGGCGTTCGCGGCGGGCCATCGCCTCGTCGCGCTCGACACCCGCTCGGGCGACCGCCGGTGGACCGGCGGGGAGACAGCCCAGTGCGGCCCCGCCGCGGCGGGCGAGACCGTCTACGCCGCCGATGAGGACGGCGTCACCGCGTACGATTTCGACGGCGGGGTCGGGGTCCGCCACCTTCGAATCGGCGCGGAGCGGTGGTCGCACTCGGTCGAAGGCAGTCCGACGAGGGGACTCGCGGTGGCCGACGACGCGGTCTTCCTGTTGACTCAGGGGGGCGAGGACACGTCTGCGAAGGCGTACGCGCTCGAATCGGCGTAGAACGTCGCTCCCGGCACGTATTACTATCGCGCATTCACAAACCTTTTTGTATGAGTAACGGGTATGCAGTGGTAACGATGAGCGCCACCCGTTCCGCCGACGTTCGAACTGCCATCGACTGTTGTCGCGTCGAGGACGCCACCCCCGTCTCGCTCGACGCCGAGACAATCCCCTCGACCGCTCCGGCCCGCCTGCGCGACCTGAAGCGGGAACTCGTCGCCGACGACCTCGTACCCGCCCGCGTGGTCGTCGAGGCCTGCTTCGGCGAGGACTGCTCGTTCGCCACGCAGGAGGAGGCCGACCGAATCCGCGAGTTCGTCCGGGCCGCCGCCTTCCTCGGCGCGAGCACGGTCACCGTCGAGTTCGACGCCGTGGCCGACGAGTCGAAGGTCCGGCCCGCGCTCGCGGCGGTCGCCGAGCGCGCCCACCGCGAGGGCGTCGAACTCGACGTGGCGGGTCCCATCACGCTCGACGACTGAGCCGAATCCGATGCGCTCGGTGACGCTTTC from Halorussus salilacus carries:
- a CDS encoding MBL fold metallo-hydrolase, with product MTIHSDWGDWLPRAVADADPEGIAVWYLGCNGFVLKAEETTVFVDPYLGTGDPPRTIRMVPVPFDPADVTEADAILATHEHTDHVHGPSQAPILESTGATFHAPDDSLAVAREEEVWTDEWDVSDDQFEEVAEGDTFEVGAFTVHVEPANDPDATHPVSYVFEYEDATVFHGGDTKPAEEFERIGEEYDIDLGVLAFGTVGNIPDKETREPKRTRWYNDENQAIEAASDLQIERLLPSHWDMWKGLTADPKALHHHASSFEYPERLEIVEIGDRVDV
- a CDS encoding YlbF family regulator; the encoded protein is MSVDTEADADETADLSHVEALGAELGEAIAETPVYQRFEETKAAVEEDEQAQEKVKEFEQLRQEFMLARQTGEATQEDVQKVQRAQNELHSLPVMEEYLDAQEELEAKLEAVNDAISEPLAVDFGQQGGGCCED
- the dph2 gene encoding diphthamide biosynthesis enzyme Dph2 yields the protein MSQENEYSEGDLRNTGMSLKHDREWDYELDRIVEAVEERDATKVGLQFPEGLKRRGPKVADDIRELVSDDVTIMLSGQPCYGACDLDTYLMKRTDVFVHFGHSPMKNTDKVIYVPLFSNVDVFPIMEESLAELADPAEDPDVGLVTTAQHMNRFEEMKSWLDERGFEVHTRRGDDRLTHEGQVLGCNYASADIDADQVLYVGGGKFHPLGLAMEHPDKNVVIADPVNNVVTVADTEKFLKQRYASVHKAMDAEKWGVIFCTKIGQGRWEQAQEILADNDDAYLITMDEVTPDRLRNFDMDAFVNTGCPRITTDDGPQFHKPMLTPGEYEIAVGNKPLDELSFDTFHGTW
- a CDS encoding PQQ-binding-like beta-propeller repeat protein — translated: MSRPNRSRANRPRTNAADSSPAPDPTAATRRRFLAGVAAVGLGATAGCLGAPEPHYAGQDDPDTEWWPQSRFDRLGSCYNPNPVGPRDGVSERWSVDISAPSARPVVADGTAFLPTATAIRAVDAVTGEERWREEADDAGTWPQQVAYHDGTVYVARLADEGVLALDAETGEREWGFRQEGHGVYALLLDPDRPSLFVGDAEGNVYAVDLETGDARWHRRVFGSVTGFARGIPELLVATEAGEVYGLYSTTGEALWRRKLPGHVTALATSNGGGAFVSTFGGPTVELDTGRTGATAWRTDVWSADSFVVTSKTAFAAGHRLVALDTRSGDRRWTGGETAQCGPAAAGETVYAADEDGVTAYDFDGGVGVRHLRIGAERWSHSVEGSPTRGLAVADDAVFLLTQGGEDTSAKAYALESA